From Paenibacillus sp. PvR098:
AGGTTCAACCACATTAACTTAAACATCTATATGGTGTCCTTTAAGCCGTATGATTATGTAGATTCAGCGGTTTCCGAAGGCAGCAGCACGCTTCTCCAAGCACGCAGCCCGCCTTTGACTTTGAGAATACGAAGCAGCAATCTAAAGACAGCGCTGATTATATGGCACAGTCGTATTTGCAGTGTGCAAACCCCTTCAATCAAGAGCAGCTTTTGATTGAAAGCCGGCATGACCTGAAGATGAGGCTGAATGTCTAAACGGATATACCGGGAAAGGAATCCTATGATTGATGTTTTGATTCCCCAGAGAGCTCCCACAAGGAAGGCCGTCTCAGGGGCATCCCCGATACCGACCGAAGTCTTCCAATTCAGCTGAGTGCAGTGGATTCGGCGTACGGTTCCTAACAGCCATTCGTGAAAATGAAAACAATTCTTAAGCAAGATTTGTATATTTTCGTATGCTTCCTTAATTTTCTCCACATTTATCTGCTTCTTTTGATCTTTTATCAAATGATGGGCTTTCGCATTCACCTGCTCCATCTTCAGCTCTAAACCTTCCGCCCAATTTTTGAAATGAAGCATGGGGATATTGTAGTTCACATTCAACAGACCGAGCAGCGCACGGAAATTGAATAAAATTTCATCATTATCCCCTTGATGGGTCAGCGTTATCCGAATCCGAACCCGGCTCAGCGCCAAGATCATGATCAGCACACCAATCATCCCGGCGGCCCAAGCCCAAACCATATCAAGCAACCCCTTCCTGCAGGCGGACCATCGTCCCGAAAACATAAAAAACCCCTAGATCGCAAGAAGCTTGCCGCTTCTTCTCCTCAGGAGTTAGTATAGCCCTGCTTTGCCGAAACATGCATGTTACGCATGATCCGTATCATCAATCTCGTCCATGGTCACTTGCTTACCGTCCAGCTTCTCAAACAGAAGCCGCGTTTCTTCTTCCAAATTATCGTCATTCTCAAACATTGTGGTTTCCGGGAGATCGGCAATTGTGGCCAGCCCGAAATAGTCGAGAAACGATTTAGTTGTGCCATACAATATGGGCCTGCCCGGTGCATCCGCGCGGTCCACTTCATGAATCAAGTCTTTAGCAACCAGCGTTTGGAGCGCCCGATCCGACTTCACCCCGCGAATTTCCTCGATATCGATACGGGTGATCGGCTGCCTATAAGCGACAATCGCTAGGGTTTCTAGTGCTGCTTGCGACAAGGACGAGCGGGAAGGTGAGTAGGCCAGACGCTCAAAGTAAAGTGCGTGTTCAGGGAGCGTTGCCAGCTGGTACGTGCCTGCAAGTTCAACGATTTGAAGACCTCGGCCCTGCCGTTTCAAGTCTGACTGCAAATCCAAAATCAATTCACGGACAAAAGCGGCGTCCTGTTCCAGCACCTCAGACAGCTGTTTGGCATCAAGCCCTTCATCCCCCGCCACAAACAGCAAGCCTTCAATAACTGATTTCATCTGTCCTAAATCCATTCGCCGTTTCATCCTCTCTTGCCTGTATTACAATATCGTCGAAAAGCTTGTGTTGAAAGCAAACAATCCGTTTGACCTTCATCAGCTCAAGCAATGCCAGAAACGTCACTACTACGGCATCTTTTGTCGCATCCACCTGCAAAAGCTTGGAGAAAAGGACCTTGCCCCCCTGCTTCTCCAGCGTTTCGATTACCTCAACCATCCGATCTTTGACGGAGATTTCATCCTTACGGATTTTGGCGATGGCGTTGCGGCTCTGCATCCGACGCAGCGCTTTCCGGAACGCAAGAACCAGATCCGCAACATGAAGCCCCTTGACCGGATTTCCCATGACTACAGGGACATACGGAGTTAAATCCTCGGGCTCCCGCGTATAAATGAGGCTTCGCTCCACTTCTTTATCCCGCAAATGATCAGCAATGGCTTTATATTTGCGGTATTCGATCAGCTTGGCAACAAGCTCGGACCGTGGATCGTAATCCTCATCCATCATGTAATCGTCAAAATCCAGATCGAGAATGGGAGGTTTAGGCAGCAGCATTTTGCTTTTTATCGACAACAAAGTGGCCGCCATGACTAGGAATTCACTCGTCAGCTCGAGCTCAAGCTCCTGCATGGCGTCCAAATATTCCATGTATTGATCCGTAATATCTTTGATCGGAATGTCGTAAATATCGACCTCCGCTTTATCAATCAGATGAAGCAGCAAATCAAGGGGGCCCTCAAAGGTTTCCAGTTTTACCGTGACTTTCACTTTCCGATCGTTCCCCCTTAGGTCATGCCCTAATCATTTATTTGGAGAATTGTTTGACCAAATTAGCCATTTCGATTGCGCCAGTGGCAGCTTCCCAGCCTTTGTTGCCCGCTTTCGTACCAGCGCGCTCCACGGCCTGCTCAATCGAATCCGTCGTCAGAACACCGAAGATCGTTGGCACACCGGTTTTCAGTGCGATAGCTGCGACACCTTTGGCGGCCTCGTTGCACACGAAATCAAAATGAGGAGTTGATCCGCGAATAACGGCACCAAGCGTAATCACAGCATCGTAACTTCCGCTTTCAGCCATTTTTTGTGCAATTAACGGAATTTCAAACGCCCCTGGAACCCAAGCGATTTCGATTTCGTCTTCTTGTACGCCATGACGCTTCAATGCGTCAAGAGCGCCGCCCAGCAGCTTGCCTGTGATAAATTCATTGAATCGGCCCACCACAATACCGTATTTTAAACCTTGCGACACCAAGTGTCCTTCGTACATTTTCGCCATATCTCTCTAACTTCCCTTCATATTCAAAATTATTTTTTTGCGCTAAAATCGAGCAGGTGGCCAAGTTTGGCCTGTTTTGTGTGAAGATAATTCGTGTTGTCTTCATTTTCTTCCATTTGAATAGGTACACGCTCAATCACTTCCAGGCCATAGCCTTCCAAGCCGCGAATTTTGCGGGGGTTGTTCGTGAGCAGTCGGATTTGGCGTACACCAAGATCCTTCAGGATTTGCGCCCCGATGCCGTAGTCCCGCAAATCCGGCGCGAAGCCCAGCTTCAAGTTCGCGTCCACCGTATCAAGCCCTTGCTCCTGCAGCTTGTAGGCCTTCAGCTTATTAATCAGACCAATCCCGCGTCCTTCTTGACGCATATAGAGGAGTACCCCGGCGCCCGCTTCGTCAATTTGCTTCAGGGCCGCAGCAAGCTGCGGTCCGCAATCGCAGCGGTGGGAGTGAAACACATCGCCGGTCAAGCATTCGGAATGAACACGCACCAAGGTCGGGCTGTCGCTGTCAATCTTGCCTTTGACCAAGGCGACATGCTCCTTCAGATCCACGACATTGGTATAGGCGATCGCCGTAAAGCTTCCGAAATCGGTCGGCATTTTGACCTCTACTTCACGCTGAACCAGCTTTTCCTTATGATTGCGGTACTTGATCAAATCTTGAATGGTGATGATTTTGAGATCATGCTTTCGGCTGATTTCCATAAGATCAGGAACCCGCGCCATCTCACCGTCTTCTTTAATGACCTCGCAGATGACGGCAGCCGGATAGGAACCGCACATGCGAGCAAGATCTACCGATGCCTCCGTATGACCGGCACGGCGCAGCACGCCGCCCTTCTTGGCAACTAACGGAAAAATGTGACCCGGCCGACGAAAGCTGTGCGGCTTGGTCTGTTCGTCGATAAGCGACATCACGGTCCGCGAGCGCTCCGAAGCCGAGATGCCTGTCGTCGTTTCGACGTGGTCGACGGAAACCGTGAACGCGGTGCCGTGGTAATCCGTATTCCGCGTAACCATTGGCGGCAAATCGAGCTCCTGAGCCCGTTCTTCGGTAATCGGTACGCAAACAAGCCCGCGGCCTTCTTTAATCATAAAGTTGATGACTTCAGGCGTTGTCTTCTCGGCAAGAGCCACGAAGTCGCCTTCATTCTCACGGTCCTCATCATCCACCACGATGATGACCTTGCCGAGCATCAGATCATAAATCGCTTCTTCGATCGTATGAAACTGGATTGTGTCCGCCATCTCTCTCACTCCTTTTAATTTCGATTCAGCAGATGAAGCGCACCTCACATGAATCCATGATCGGAGAGAAAAGCTTCGGTGAGCTTCGTCTTCTGTGAGGTCCCCACGCCGTCGCCACCTCGAAATGTCATAAGCCTCTCCATGTATTTGCCTAGTACGTCTCCTTCGAGATTGACTTCATCCCCTTGCTTCTTGTACTGAAGCACAGTCTCGGCGAGCGTGTGCGGTATGATCGAAACGGTAAACGAATTCTCCGTCGCCTCAACGACCGTCAGGCTAATCCCGTCAATCGTGATAGAGCCGTGAGGAATAATATACTTTAGAATGCCCGAATCACGCGGCTCCAAGCGAAAGACGACGGCGTTCTCTTCCGGAGTCCGGCCTGAGATCACACCGGTCGTATCCACGTGACCTTGGACAATATGGCCGCCGAAGCGGCCGTTGGCCGGCATCGCCCGTTCCAGATTGACCGGCGCGCCGGTCGAAAGCCGGGACAGGTTGGTCCGACGGAACGTTTCGGGCATCACATCTACAGTAAAGCTCGACTCGTCGTAACTAACGACCGTGAGGCATACCCCGTTGACTGAAATACTATCGCCGAGATTTACGTCGGTGAGAATCCGTTTGGCCCCGATCGTCAGCACCATCGCCTGCCCTTGCTTTGCTATACGCCTCAGCGTTCCGATTTCTTCTATGATGCCTGTAAACATCCGTTACACCCCGCTTTCACTATCGTTTTCACTATCTGTTTCATACCCGGGATAGCCGGTAATGCAGATGTCGCTCTCAAACCGCTCGACTTGAAGACGGTCCAGCCTAATGGCCTCCCGCATCGTCTCAAAGCCGGAAAAATCAAAATTGCCGGGAGCTGCGGGTCCCCCGCCGATGATCTTTGGTGCAAAGAAGAGCACCAATTTATCCACAAGGCGCGCCTCCAGCAGCGCGCCGCTCAGCCGGCCGCCGCCTTCAACGAGCAGCGAGCCGATGTCGCGTTCGCCGAGCCGCTCCATGGCGGCGTGGAGGTCGACTGCCGGCCCCGGGCCGCAGTCGATGACCTCGACGCCGAGCGCTTCGAGCTCGCGGCGGCGCGCCTGCGGCGCCCGGTCGGTCGTCAGCACGACCGTGGGCGTCTCCCCGTCCCGCACGAGCCGTGCGCCGTGCGGGATTCGCAGCGTCGAGTCTACGACGACGCGGAGGGGATTCAGACCCGGCACCGGGAGCCGGGTCGTCAAAGCCGGATCATCGGCCAGTACGGTGCCGATGCCGACCATAATTGCCTGATGACGATGGCGCAGCGTGTGGACGTACGAGCGGGAGTCCCCGCTGGTAATCCACTTGCTGTCTCCTGTCTTGGCGGCGATTTTACCGTCCAGCGTGCTGGCGCTTTTCACGGTGACAAAAGGGCGGCGTGTGACGATGAACTTGTTGAACGCCTCGTTAAGCTCTATGGACTCGTGCTCCAGCACGCCCACTGTCACCTCAATACCGCTGGCACGCAGCCTGGCAATGCCGCTTCCCGCCACAAGCGGGTTGGGGTCCTTCGCCGCAACAACGACCCGCTTCACGCCTTCACGGATGAGGCGGTCGCTGCACGGCGGCGTCTTCCCATGATGGCTGCACGGCTCCAGCGTCACATATGCCGTACTGCCCTCCGCTTCGCTTCCGGCCATCTGCAGCGCATGGACTTCGGCATGCGCCTCACCACGCTTCAAATGCGCGCCCATCCCGATCACTCGGCCGTTCTTCACAAGCACACAGCCGACAACCGGGTTGATTCCCGTTTGCCCGGAGGCGGAGGCGCCCAGCTGCAAGGCAAGCCGCATGTAAAACTCATCGTTGATATCGCCCAAGGGCATCGTCATGAACCGCTCCCCAATCTCGTTGATAATGATTTGCCAGACAAATTTGCGCGACCAACGCAAAAAAGCCTCTTTTCGCAAAACAAAAAGGGGCATGGGATATTACTTATGGGAATGCAACGGAAATGCACAAGAAACAGATTCGCTAAGACTGATATACACCATGACAAATCGACACTGCTTGCCAGGTATAACAAACAGACGGACGCGCAGCTCCACTTGTGAAAACACGCACATACGCAAAAACAAGACTAGGATCTTGTCACGCTTTCCCCTTCTCCCATCCAGACTGTACTGTCGGTCTCGGAATTACACCGAGTCCACCGGCAGTGGCTGCTCACCTAGGGAAGGCGCTTTGCTGCTGCACGGGTCACGGACTGAGTCAAGCAGCTTACGCCGCTTGACATCACCGCCGGTTGGGAATTTCACCCTGCCCCGAAGGTTCAAGCTATGCTATTATTTAAAACCAAGTATAACGCTTGGAGAACGCTTTGTCTATACTAGTCCTGATATATTACGCTTCAGTGACTTGAACGGACGCCATTTTTTCGCGGCCTTTCAAAGCATCAACATGCTCCATACCTTTTACGACTTTGCCGAAAACCGTATGCTGGCCGTCCAAATG
This genomic window contains:
- the ribE gene encoding riboflavin synthase → MFTGIIEEIGTLRRIAKQGQAMVLTIGAKRILTDVNLGDSISVNGVCLTVVSYDESSFTVDVMPETFRRTNLSRLSTGAPVNLERAMPANGRFGGHIVQGHVDTTGVISGRTPEENAVVFRLEPRDSGILKYIIPHGSITIDGISLTVVEATENSFTVSIIPHTLAETVLQYKKQGDEVNLEGDVLGKYMERLMTFRGGDGVGTSQKTKLTEAFLSDHGFM
- the scpB gene encoding SMC-Scp complex subunit ScpB — translated: MDLGQMKSVIEGLLFVAGDEGLDAKQLSEVLEQDAAFVRELILDLQSDLKRQGRGLQIVELAGTYQLATLPEHALYFERLAYSPSRSSLSQAALETLAIVAYRQPITRIDIEEIRGVKSDRALQTLVAKDLIHEVDRADAPGRPILYGTTKSFLDYFGLATIADLPETTMFENDDNLEEETRLLFEKLDGKQVTMDEIDDTDHA
- a CDS encoding segregation/condensation protein A yields the protein MKVTVKLETFEGPLDLLLHLIDKAEVDIYDIPIKDITDQYMEYLDAMQELELELTSEFLVMAATLLSIKSKMLLPKPPILDLDFDDYMMDEDYDPRSELVAKLIEYRKYKAIADHLRDKEVERSLIYTREPEDLTPYVPVVMGNPVKGLHVADLVLAFRKALRRMQSRNAIAKIRKDEISVKDRMVEVIETLEKQGGKVLFSKLLQVDATKDAVVVTFLALLELMKVKRIVCFQHKLFDDIVIQAREDETANGFRTDEISY
- a CDS encoding DUF2953 domain-containing protein — its product is MVWAWAAGMIGVLIMILALSRVRIRITLTHQGDNDEILFNFRALLGLLNVNYNIPMLHFKNWAEGLELKMEQVNAKAHHLIKDQKKQINVEKIKEAYENIQILLKNCFHFHEWLLGTVRRIHCTQLNWKTSVGIGDAPETAFLVGALWGIKTSIIGFLSRYIRLDIQPHLQVMPAFNQKLLLIEGVCTLQIRLCHIISAVFRLLLRILKVKGGLRAWRSVLLPSETAEST
- the ribE gene encoding 6,7-dimethyl-8-ribityllumazine synthase, with the translated sequence MAKMYEGHLVSQGLKYGIVVGRFNEFITGKLLGGALDALKRHGVQEDEIEIAWVPGAFEIPLIAQKMAESGSYDAVITLGAVIRGSTPHFDFVCNEAAKGVAAIALKTGVPTIFGVLTTDSIEQAVERAGTKAGNKGWEAATGAIEMANLVKQFSK
- a CDS encoding bifunctional 3,4-dihydroxy-2-butanone-4-phosphate synthase/GTP cyclohydrolase II is translated as MADTIQFHTIEEAIYDLMLGKVIIVVDDEDRENEGDFVALAEKTTPEVINFMIKEGRGLVCVPITEERAQELDLPPMVTRNTDYHGTAFTVSVDHVETTTGISASERSRTVMSLIDEQTKPHSFRRPGHIFPLVAKKGGVLRRAGHTEASVDLARMCGSYPAAVICEVIKEDGEMARVPDLMEISRKHDLKIITIQDLIKYRNHKEKLVQREVEVKMPTDFGSFTAIAYTNVVDLKEHVALVKGKIDSDSPTLVRVHSECLTGDVFHSHRCDCGPQLAAALKQIDEAGAGVLLYMRQEGRGIGLINKLKAYKLQEQGLDTVDANLKLGFAPDLRDYGIGAQILKDLGVRQIRLLTNNPRKIRGLEGYGLEVIERVPIQMEENEDNTNYLHTKQAKLGHLLDFSAKK
- the ribD gene encoding bifunctional diaminohydroxyphosphoribosylaminopyrimidine deaminase/5-amino-6-(5-phosphoribosylamino)uracil reductase RibD, translating into MPLGDINDEFYMRLALQLGASASGQTGINPVVGCVLVKNGRVIGMGAHLKRGEAHAEVHALQMAGSEAEGSTAYVTLEPCSHHGKTPPCSDRLIREGVKRVVVAAKDPNPLVAGSGIARLRASGIEVTVGVLEHESIELNEAFNKFIVTRRPFVTVKSASTLDGKIAAKTGDSKWITSGDSRSYVHTLRHRHQAIMVGIGTVLADDPALTTRLPVPGLNPLRVVVDSTLRIPHGARLVRDGETPTVVLTTDRAPQARRRELEALGVEVIDCGPGPAVDLHAAMERLGERDIGSLLVEGGGRLSGALLEARLVDKLVLFFAPKIIGGGPAAPGNFDFSGFETMREAIRLDRLQVERFESDICITGYPGYETDSENDSESGV